Proteins from a genomic interval of Rattus norvegicus strain BN/NHsdMcwi chromosome 2, GRCr8, whole genome shotgun sequence:
- the Tdpoz2l11 gene encoding TD and POZ domain-containing protein 2-like: MSRDLKFKSCGYTHSSVQKFCYEWTISNFSFCMDGNLENITSPVFSLEANEEEMQWCLRIHPNGIDEESKDYLSVYLWLLSCPESPVWATFQFWIVNAQGEKYQIIKVPNVLKFLPNQQWGHKKFILRDFLLFYRHWLLPEDQLTLCCKVCIVGPVFSRPGQNMTPAIRDPRQMLADDLGELWENPLFTDCTLLVAGQEFRDHKAILAAHSPVFRAMFEHEMLESLTNHIEIHDIHLQVFKEMMPFIYTGKAPHLHIHSMATGLLAVADMYDLQDLKVMCEDALCRNISVKNAVPTLILSDLHSADHLKTKAMDFIILHASEFSETMGWKSMVESYPHLVEEAFHSLSSIQCPFFVALT; the protein is encoded by the coding sequence ATGTCAAGGGACCTGAAATTCAAGAGCTGTGGCTACACACATAGCAGTGTTCAGAAGTTCTGCTACGAGTGGACCATTAGCAACTTTTCATTTTGCATGGATGGAAATTTGGAAAATATTACAAGCCCAGTGTTCTCATTAGAGGCCAATGAAGAAGAAATGCAATGGTGTTTGAGGATACATCCAAATGGTATTGATGAAGAAAGCAAGGATTACCTGTCAGTTTACCTGTGGTTGCTCAGTTGTCCAGAGAGTCCAGTTTGGGCAACGTTCCAGTTCTGGATTGTAAATGCCCAAGGAGAGAAATATCAAATTATAAAGGTCCCAAATGTTTTAAAGTTTCTACCAAACCAACAATGGGGGCACAAAAAGTTCATCCTTCGAGATTTCCTCCTCTTTTATAGGCACTGGCTTCTCCCTGAAGACCAGCTCACCCTGTGCTGCAAGGTGTGCATAGTAGGACCCGTCTTTAGCAGGCCTGGACAGAACATGACACCTGCAATCAGGGATCCAAGACAGATGTTGGCAGATGACCTAGGGGAGCTGTGGGAGAATCCCCTCTTTACAGACTGCACCCTGTTGGTTGCTGGCCAGGAATTCAGAGATCACAAGGCCATCCTAGCAGCTCACTCTCCAGTTTTTAGAGCAatgtttgaacatgaaatgctGGAGAGCCTAACAAATCACATTGAGATCCATGACATTCATCTGcaagtctttaaggaaatgatgCCCTTCATTTACACAGGGAAGGCACCACACCTCCACATCCATTCAATGGCCACTGGTTTGTTGGCAGTTGCTGACATGTATGACCTGCAGGACTTGAAGGTCATGTGTGAGGATGCCCTGTGCAGGAACATCTCTGTGAAAAATGCTGTACCCACTCTCATCCTGTCTGACCTCCACAGCGCAGACCACCTGAAGACTAAGGCCATGGATTTCATTATACTTCATGCTTCTGAATTCTCTGAGACCATGGGGTGGAAGTCAATGGTGGAGTCATATCCCCACTTGGTGGAGGAAGCATTTCACTCCCTGTCTTCCATACAGTGTCCTTTTTTTGTAGCCCTCACTTAA